One Endozoicomonas gorgoniicola DNA window includes the following coding sequences:
- the trxB gene encoding thioredoxin-disulfide reductase, protein MSEAKPSPRHCRLLILGSGPAGYTAAVYAARANLEPVIITGMQQGGQLTTTTDVDNWPGGSEGLQGPGLMVDMEAHAKRFGTEIVFDHIEEVDFSKKPYTLKGSNTYTCDALIIATGASARYLGLDSEDAFKGKGVSACATCDGFFYKNKDVVVVGGGNTAVEEALYLSNIARTVTVIHRRQGFRAEKILQNKMMDRVENGNMRLVLDSVLEEVLGDDMGVTGVRVKNVLTGETQDIDALGCFIAIGHSPNTGIFDGQLAMKDGYIIVGSGLEGNATLTSKEGVFAAGDVMDHVYRQAITSAGTGCMAALDAEKYLDSMA, encoded by the coding sequence ATGAGCGAAGCTAAACCTTCTCCAAGACACTGCCGCCTGCTTATTCTCGGGTCAGGCCCCGCCGGATATACCGCTGCGGTTTATGCCGCCCGCGCCAACCTTGAGCCGGTCATTATTACCGGTATGCAGCAGGGCGGCCAGCTAACGACAACCACAGATGTGGATAACTGGCCAGGGGGCTCTGAAGGCTTGCAGGGGCCGGGTCTGATGGTAGATATGGAAGCACATGCCAAGCGTTTTGGCACAGAAATCGTATTCGATCATATTGAAGAAGTCGACTTCAGCAAAAAACCTTACACCCTGAAAGGCAGCAACACCTACACCTGCGACGCCCTGATTATTGCCACCGGTGCCAGCGCCCGTTATCTGGGACTGGACAGTGAAGACGCTTTCAAGGGCAAAGGCGTGTCGGCCTGTGCCACCTGTGATGGTTTCTTCTACAAGAATAAGGATGTTGTTGTTGTCGGTGGTGGTAACACAGCGGTTGAGGAAGCGCTGTATCTGTCCAACATTGCCAGAACAGTGACCGTGATTCATCGCCGTCAGGGCTTCCGGGCAGAAAAAATTCTGCAGAATAAAATGATGGACCGGGTAGAGAACGGCAACATGCGTCTGGTACTGGACTCAGTACTGGAAGAAGTGCTGGGTGATGACATGGGCGTCACCGGTGTACGGGTTAAAAACGTACTGACCGGAGAGACACAGGACATTGACGCCCTCGGTTGCTTTATTGCCATCGGCCACTCACCAAACACCGGCATTTTTGACGGACAGCTGGCGATGAAAGACGGTTACATCATTGTCGGCAGCGGTCTGGAAGGCAATGCCACCCTGACATCAAAAGAAGGTGTGTTTGCGGCAGGAGATGTTATGGACCACGTTTATCGTCAGGCCATCACATCCGCCGGAACCGGCTGTATGGCAGCTCTGGATGCGGAGAAGTATCTGGATTCTATGGCTTAA
- a CDS encoding ISL3 family transposase, translating into MCTTPSLRPMFAFPGWVIEQIDIDWEVKQAFVYLRRDGRIQHEKCSQCETPMGQMKTKDRCVQDLPLGVLQVNLLFTAFQGRCSHCNNIETVTIPGLTPKAQATDRLKRHVSHLCRYMPCDKVPEFIAISGGTARRWDKEMLLRMLPAPKRDGIRALLIDEKSIGKGHQYLTVVLNADSGETLFLGEGKRKETLDEFLSSLTEEQKASIECVGIDRGGSYQASVKEHLPNADIVYDKFHIIANYNDVIDQIRRREWRQAEEENKPFIKGQRFNLFMNPENLTPKRESSLKELLSMNEDLNQAYILKDMLKQLWTYTYKACAGKFLDRWIELAKETGIAELKRFAKGLDRAREGLLSYCHHRITSAKIEAFNGVIKRIIYKACGYNDLDYLYLKIRQEAVK; encoded by the coding sequence ATGTGTACAACACCCTCACTACGTCCTATGTTCGCATTTCCCGGCTGGGTAATCGAGCAGATTGATATTGATTGGGAAGTCAAACAAGCTTTTGTCTATCTCCGCAGGGATGGCCGAATTCAGCACGAGAAATGCAGTCAATGTGAAACCCCTATGGGACAAATGAAGACAAAAGATCGGTGTGTCCAGGATTTACCACTGGGAGTTCTACAGGTAAATCTTCTCTTCACAGCTTTTCAGGGCCGCTGCTCACACTGCAACAATATTGAAACCGTTACTATTCCTGGTTTAACTCCCAAGGCTCAGGCAACCGATCGCCTTAAACGACACGTCAGCCATTTATGTCGCTATATGCCCTGCGACAAGGTGCCTGAATTCATTGCTATATCCGGTGGTACTGCCCGTCGTTGGGATAAAGAGATGCTGCTGAGAATGCTTCCAGCTCCAAAGCGTGACGGTATTCGCGCTCTGCTCATTGACGAAAAATCCATTGGCAAAGGCCATCAGTATCTTACCGTTGTTCTTAACGCCGACTCAGGAGAAACCCTCTTCCTTGGTGAAGGCAAGCGAAAAGAGACTCTGGATGAGTTCTTGAGCAGCCTGACTGAAGAGCAAAAAGCGAGCATCGAGTGTGTTGGCATAGACCGTGGTGGCAGCTATCAGGCTTCGGTGAAAGAGCACTTGCCCAATGCGGATATTGTATACGACAAGTTTCACATTATTGCCAATTATAATGATGTGATAGATCAGATAAGGCGCAGGGAGTGGCGTCAGGCTGAAGAAGAGAACAAGCCCTTTATCAAGGGTCAGCGGTTCAACCTGTTCATGAACCCTGAGAACCTGACTCCAAAGCGAGAAAGCAGTCTGAAAGAGCTCTTGAGCATGAACGAGGATCTCAATCAGGCTTACATCCTGAAAGACATGCTCAAACAGCTATGGACGTACACGTACAAAGCGTGTGCCGGCAAGTTTCTGGATAGATGGATAGAGTTAGCAAAAGAAACCGGAATTGCAGAACTTAAGAGGTTTGCTAAGGGCTTGGACAGGGCAAGAGAGGGCTTGCTGTCGTACTGCCATCATCGTATAACCAGCGCGAAGATTGAAGCTTTCAATGGAGTCATCAAACGGATTATCTACAAAGCTTGTGGCTACAATGATCTTGATTACCTCTATCTTAAAATCAGGCAGGAGGCTGTAAAATGA
- the cysZ gene encoding sulfate transporter CysZ has protein sequence MNESVTRGSGYFLEGLKQLPDPAIRWFVLLPMMINLLVFGGLIYLTFRQFGIWMEDLFGWIPSWLSFLEYLLWPLLSMAVLGVVFFTFTILGNLIAAPFNGLLAEKVQRLNGADDLPDYELKDWLVLLPRTVCRELRKLVYYLPKALVLLILSIIPVVNLASPVLWFLFNSWMMSIQYCDYAADNRGVSFNDMLVRLREQRSSVWGFGATVSLLLLVPFINLVIMPAAVVGSTLLWERQIERQRVGC, from the coding sequence ATGAATGAGTCCGTTACCAGAGGTTCCGGGTATTTTCTGGAAGGTCTGAAGCAATTGCCAGACCCGGCCATTCGCTGGTTTGTTCTGCTTCCGATGATGATTAACCTGCTGGTGTTTGGCGGACTGATTTATCTGACCTTCCGGCAGTTTGGCATCTGGATGGAAGACCTGTTCGGCTGGATACCCTCCTGGCTGTCCTTTCTGGAATACCTGCTCTGGCCTTTGTTGTCCATGGCGGTGCTGGGTGTGGTTTTCTTTACCTTTACGATTCTTGGTAACTTAATTGCAGCCCCTTTCAATGGGCTGCTGGCAGAAAAAGTCCAGCGACTGAATGGAGCCGATGATCTGCCGGATTATGAGCTGAAAGACTGGTTGGTTCTGCTGCCCCGAACCGTTTGTCGTGAGCTTCGTAAACTCGTGTATTACCTGCCCAAGGCGCTGGTGCTGTTGATTCTGTCGATTATTCCGGTGGTTAACCTGGCCAGCCCGGTACTCTGGTTTCTGTTTAACAGCTGGATGATGTCGATCCAGTATTGTGATTACGCTGCAGATAACCGGGGAGTGTCGTTCAATGACATGCTGGTCAGGCTTCGGGAGCAGCGTAGCAGTGTCTGGGGTTTTGGTGCAACGGTCTCTTTATTGTTGCTGGTACCTTTTATAAATCTGGTGATTATGCCTGCTGCCGTTGTAGGCTCTACCCTGCTGTGGGAGCGTCAGATTGAACGCCAGAGAGTTGGCTGCTGA
- a CDS encoding OsmC family protein, which yields MTGKELKESQVKRAVDLSADKYCSGSIMLGKGGVKVSHSYEVVEA from the coding sequence GTGACAGGCAAGGAACTGAAAGAATCTCAGGTAAAACGTGCCGTCGACCTGTCTGCCGATAAATACTGCTCGGGTTCCATTATGCTGGGCAAAGGTGGCGTTAAAGTCAGCCACAGTTACGAAGTGGTTGAAGCCTGA